One window of the Labilibaculum sp. genome contains the following:
- a CDS encoding family 43 glycosylhydrolase, which yields MFSNLKKHLISIPGLCFFVFSVLFGCSSDKTGNDTSAYLFAYFTGNAPGEEAIHFAVSEDGYHYRALNNNKSVIDSKQISTSGGVRDPHILRGEDGKTFYMVATDLYVPEMGWKNYAMVLMKSTDLINWTSSVVNIPKAFPDQFGDVWRVWAPQTIYDEEAGKYMVYFSMIQKDGPDIIYYAYANSDFTALEEAPKQLFFNPTNNACIDADIIKKDGEFYLFHKSESGDPGIKLAVSNKLTEGYEFVNTDRVDRETENVEGSGVFKLNNSNEWILMYDVYGLGRYQFTKSTDFKNFTVIDQDISMNFHPRHGTVMPITDKELKLLVSTYSNYDDLLVDAKSPVLKKNNVCFKSEDKTIYLPVQTGADLNHFDPEFKAFSGISYSPKGPQDFSKGSVKYTFKIDGKESQSFEVSVSEDHNPVLEGYKADPDILYSEKTGKYYIYPTSDGFNNWSGYQFSVFSSDNLVDWTDEGVIIDLKKDVSWANRNAWAPCIVEKKIDGQYKYFYYFTAAQKIGVAVADNPTGPFVDSGKALIDKKPKGITNGQEIDPDVFTDPKTGKSYLYWGNGYMAAAELNDDMVSINEKTTKLMNVDNTYREGSYVIYRNGTYYFMWSEDDTRSPNYKVRYATSDSPMGKLTIPENNIVIQQDKDQEIYATGHNSAIQIPGKDEWYLVYHRFTRPKGITMGRAGGFHREVCIDKLEFDADGSIKEVKPTLSGIDAVN from the coding sequence ATGTTTTCAAACTTAAAAAAGCACTTAATATCAATTCCCGGACTCTGTTTTTTTGTATTCAGTGTCTTGTTTGGCTGCAGCTCTGATAAAACAGGAAATGATACCAGTGCCTATTTATTTGCCTATTTTACAGGTAATGCTCCCGGCGAAGAAGCCATTCATTTTGCAGTAAGTGAAGACGGTTATCACTATCGGGCTCTCAATAATAATAAGTCCGTAATTGATTCAAAACAAATCAGTACCTCGGGTGGTGTGCGCGATCCGCATATTTTGCGAGGTGAGGATGGTAAAACCTTTTATATGGTAGCTACCGATTTGTATGTGCCGGAAATGGGTTGGAAAAATTATGCTATGGTACTGATGAAATCTACCGATTTAATTAATTGGACTTCTTCAGTTGTGAATATTCCCAAAGCTTTTCCTGATCAGTTTGGCGATGTCTGGCGAGTTTGGGCTCCGCAAACCATTTATGACGAAGAAGCCGGCAAATACATGGTTTATTTTTCGATGATTCAGAAAGATGGTCCTGATATAATTTATTATGCCTATGCCAACAGCGATTTTACGGCTTTGGAAGAAGCACCCAAACAGCTGTTTTTTAATCCTACAAACAATGCTTGTATTGATGCAGATATTATAAAAAAGGATGGTGAATTTTATTTGTTCCACAAATCGGAAAGTGGCGATCCTGGAATTAAATTGGCTGTTTCAAACAAATTGACTGAAGGTTATGAGTTCGTAAATACAGATAGAGTGGACAGAGAAACGGAAAATGTTGAAGGTTCTGGTGTATTTAAATTAAATAATTCCAATGAGTGGATATTGATGTACGATGTATACGGACTTGGGCGTTATCAGTTTACAAAAAGTACAGATTTTAAAAACTTTACTGTAATCGATCAGGATATTTCGATGAACTTTCACCCAAGACACGGTACGGTGATGCCAATTACTGATAAAGAATTAAAATTACTGGTATCAACTTACAGCAATTACGACGATTTACTGGTTGATGCTAAATCTCCAGTGCTGAAGAAAAACAATGTCTGTTTTAAAAGTGAAGATAAAACAATCTATTTGCCGGTACAAACCGGAGCAGATTTGAATCATTTCGATCCAGAATTCAAAGCCTTTTCAGGAATCTCTTATAGTCCCAAAGGGCCACAGGATTTCTCGAAAGGATCGGTGAAATACACGTTTAAAATTGATGGAAAAGAAAGTCAAAGCTTCGAGGTATCGGTTTCTGAAGATCACAACCCTGTTTTAGAAGGTTACAAAGCCGATCCTGACATTCTGTATTCTGAGAAAACAGGCAAATATTACATTTACCCAACCAGCGATGGTTTCAATAACTGGTCGGGTTATCAATTCAGTGTGTTTTCATCGGATAATTTAGTTGACTGGACTGACGAAGGTGTTATTATCGATCTGAAAAAAGATGTTAGCTGGGCCAATCGAAATGCCTGGGCGCCCTGTATTGTCGAAAAGAAAATTGACGGACAGTACAAGTATTTCTATTATTTTACTGCAGCACAAAAAATAGGTGTGGCTGTAGCCGATAACCCTACGGGGCCGTTTGTTGACAGTGGAAAAGCATTAATTGATAAAAAGCCAAAAGGAATTACAAATGGGCAGGAAATTGACCCGGATGTATTTACCGATCCAAAAACCGGCAAAAGTTACCTGTATTGGGGGAATGGTTATATGGCCGCAGCCGAATTGAATGATGATATGGTTTCTATCAACGAAAAAACCACAAAATTGATGAATGTTGATAACACTTATCGTGAAGGCAGTTATGTGATTTATCGCAATGGAACCTACTATTTTATGTGGTCGGAAGATGATACCCGAAGTCCGAATTACAAAGTGCGCTATGCAACTTCAGATTCGCCGATGGGAAAATTGACGATTCCAGAAAATAACATTGTAATCCAACAAGATAAAGATCAGGAGATTTATGCCACAGGACACAATTCAGCCATTCAAATTCCAGGCAAAGATGAGTGGTATTTGGTATATCATCGTTTTACCCGTCCGAAAGGAATCACAATGGGAAGAGCCGGCGGATTTCACCGCGAAGTGTGTATTGATAAATTGGAATTTGATGCCGATGGAAGTATAAAAGAAGTAAAGCCAACTCTTTCAGGTATCGATGCTGTTAATTAA
- a CDS encoding alpha-L-arabinofuranosidase C-terminal domain-containing protein produces MKLKKQIKRPLIFISLFILPCFSIFAQNNFVIDVKNVGAEIQPEMYGVFFEDINFGADGGLYAELIKNRSFEFEHPFLGWIPFGDVKVQQESPCFDKNPNYVRFNEKGHRTGTGLENNGFTGIGFHQYDEYLFSFYARSISNDDNKFKVELLNAGNAAIGTSEILVQGNAWKKYTCTIKAKETEAKGKIRFILETAGIVDVDHISLFPKETWKGRKNGLRKDLAQALYDLHPGVLRFPGGCIVEGNTLKTRYQWKNSVGPAENRPLNINRWFYTFKYHFFPDYYQSYGLGFFEYFLLSEDIGAEPLPVLSCGLACQYESKECVAVDSLDSYIQDAVDLIEFANGKVSTKWGKMRAEMGHPEPFNLKMIAIGNEQWGDVYVERLEKFVKVIREKHPEIKIVGGSGPSSDGKQFEYLWPKMKELKVDLVDEHYYKNPEWFYKNAKRYDTYDRKGPKVFAGEYAAHDTDKANNLRAALAEAAFMTGLERNADVVHMATYAPLFAHVDAWQWRPDMIWFDNLSAVCTPNYYVQKMYAKNAGTNVLSIKSKDENITGQDSLYASAVLDHENSEIIVKVVNISSVNHEINIKLDGLKKSFEDKEVKITCLHSNNPDSQNTLAAPLAIVPGNYSISSEKNSFKLSVMGNAFYVCRLKIKQ; encoded by the coding sequence ATGAAATTAAAAAAACAGATTAAAAGGCCGTTGATATTTATATCACTCTTCATTCTACCTTGTTTTTCGATCTTCGCTCAGAATAATTTTGTGATTGATGTAAAGAATGTTGGTGCAGAAATACAGCCTGAAATGTACGGCGTGTTTTTCGAAGATATCAACTTTGGTGCCGATGGCGGACTTTATGCCGAACTTATTAAAAATCGTTCTTTTGAATTTGAACATCCATTTTTAGGGTGGATCCCTTTTGGTGATGTAAAAGTTCAGCAGGAATCGCCTTGTTTCGATAAAAATCCAAATTATGTCCGTTTTAACGAAAAAGGACATAGAACGGGAACCGGACTCGAAAACAACGGTTTCACAGGCATTGGATTTCATCAGTATGATGAATATTTGTTTTCATTTTATGCGAGATCAATTAGCAATGATGATAATAAATTTAAGGTAGAATTACTAAATGCCGGCAATGCTGCAATTGGAACCAGTGAAATTTTAGTACAAGGAAATGCCTGGAAAAAATATACGTGTACAATAAAAGCTAAGGAAACTGAAGCAAAAGGTAAAATCCGATTTATTTTGGAAACAGCAGGAATAGTTGATGTAGACCACATTTCTCTATTTCCGAAAGAAACATGGAAAGGCAGGAAAAATGGATTGCGCAAGGATCTTGCTCAGGCATTATATGACTTGCACCCGGGCGTTTTACGTTTTCCTGGTGGATGTATTGTTGAAGGAAATACCTTAAAAACCCGTTATCAATGGAAAAATAGTGTTGGTCCGGCTGAGAACAGACCTTTGAATATCAACAGGTGGTTTTATACTTTCAAATATCATTTCTTTCCGGATTACTATCAAAGCTACGGTTTAGGCTTTTTTGAATACTTTTTGCTTAGCGAGGATATTGGAGCAGAACCTTTGCCTGTATTAAGCTGCGGTTTGGCTTGTCAGTACGAAAGTAAAGAGTGTGTTGCGGTTGACAGTCTTGATTCATATATTCAGGATGCTGTCGATTTAATTGAATTTGCCAATGGGAAAGTTAGTACTAAATGGGGAAAAATGCGGGCAGAAATGGGACATCCCGAACCATTTAATTTGAAAATGATTGCTATTGGCAATGAGCAATGGGGAGATGTATATGTAGAGCGACTGGAGAAATTTGTGAAAGTAATACGGGAAAAGCATCCTGAAATTAAAATTGTTGGAGGTTCCGGTCCTTCTTCTGACGGCAAGCAGTTTGAATACCTGTGGCCTAAAATGAAAGAATTAAAAGTTGATCTTGTTGATGAGCATTACTACAAAAATCCTGAATGGTTTTATAAGAATGCAAAGAGATATGATACATATGACCGAAAAGGGCCAAAAGTTTTTGCCGGTGAATATGCAGCACACGATACGGATAAGGCAAATAATTTGCGTGCAGCATTGGCTGAAGCGGCATTTATGACAGGATTGGAGCGAAATGCTGATGTCGTTCACATGGCAACTTACGCCCCGTTATTCGCTCATGTTGATGCATGGCAATGGCGTCCGGATATGATCTGGTTCGATAATCTTTCTGCTGTTTGCACTCCAAACTATTACGTTCAAAAAATGTATGCTAAAAATGCTGGAACAAACGTGCTTTCAATAAAATCGAAGGATGAAAACATTACAGGACAAGATAGTTTGTATGCAAGTGCCGTATTGGATCATGAAAACTCAGAGATAATCGTTAAAGTGGTAAATATATCTTCTGTTAATCATGAAATAAATATCAAACTGGATGGATTAAAAAAATCATTTGAAGACAAAGAGGTGAAAATAACTTGTCTGCATTCTAATAATCCTGACTCACAAAATACATTGGCTGCTCCATTGGCAATTGTACCGGGAAATTATTCCATTAGCTCTGAAAAAAACAGCTTTAAACTTTCGGTAATGGGCAATGCTTTTTATGTGTGCCGTCTAAAAATTAAACAATAA
- a CDS encoding beta-galactosidase has product MKKLFLYTILLFTFLLNACSPQKSEGTFEVGDKTFLLNGKPFVVKAAEMHYPRIPKEYWEQRIKMSKALGMNTICLYVFWNIHEPEEGKYDFTGNNDVAEFCRLAQKNGMYVIVRPGPYVCAEWEMGGLPWWLLKKKDIKLREQDPYFMERAKLFINEVGKQLADLQITKGGNILMVQVENEYGSFGTDKPYIQAIRDIVKGAGFNDVPLFQCDWSSNFQNNALDDLLWTVNFGTGANIDEQFKKLKELRPNTPLMCSEFWSGWFDHWGAKHETRSAADLVNGMQDMLDQNISFSLYMTHGGTSFGHWSGANFPNFSPTCTSYDYDAPISESGRTTPKYFEVRKLLEKYLPEGELLSEIPDSIPTISIPAFELDETALLFDNLPEPKMSEDIKSMEFFDQGWGSILYRTKLEKSDKQQSLVITEAHDWTQVFIDGKKIASLSRLRGENTILLPPVKEGAVLDILVEAMGRMNFGKGIYDWKGITEKVEIKSDKEVKALKNWQVYSIPTDYSFAENKHYTKLTNSEKQPAFYKGRFVVDKKGDTFLDMSNWSKGLAWVNGHAIGRYWEIGPQQTLYVPGCWLKEGENEVIVFDLASPTEAKSQGLRHPILDVLKGNGAYASRKPGETLDLTNEMPIYKASFTKGNGWQHINFNKQANTRYFCLEALNSFGDDNFASIAELEILGEDGKPLSRQHWKVIYADSEELDAANNTASNVFDLQESTIWHTNYSTTKAGFPHQIVIDLGEEKLVTGFWYLPRAEEGKPGMIKDYKVYLKQTRFKL; this is encoded by the coding sequence ATGAAAAAATTGTTTTTATATACGATCCTTTTGTTCACATTCTTACTGAATGCTTGTTCGCCCCAAAAAAGTGAAGGAACATTTGAAGTTGGAGATAAAACATTTCTGCTTAACGGGAAACCATTTGTTGTTAAGGCAGCCGAAATGCATTATCCCCGCATTCCGAAAGAATATTGGGAGCAACGTATCAAGATGAGTAAGGCTCTAGGCATGAATACAATTTGCCTGTATGTTTTCTGGAACATTCATGAACCTGAAGAAGGTAAATACGATTTTACCGGAAATAATGATGTGGCAGAATTTTGTCGTTTGGCTCAAAAGAACGGGATGTATGTGATTGTTCGTCCCGGACCATATGTGTGTGCCGAATGGGAAATGGGAGGTTTGCCCTGGTGGTTGCTTAAGAAAAAAGATATTAAGCTGCGCGAGCAAGATCCCTATTTTATGGAAAGGGCAAAACTATTTATAAACGAAGTAGGAAAACAGCTGGCCGATCTCCAGATTACCAAAGGTGGAAATATATTAATGGTGCAGGTTGAAAATGAATACGGTTCTTTTGGTACAGATAAACCTTATATTCAAGCTATCCGCGATATCGTAAAAGGTGCAGGATTTAATGATGTCCCATTATTTCAGTGCGATTGGAGTTCCAATTTCCAGAACAATGCATTGGATGATTTGCTGTGGACCGTTAATTTTGGGACAGGAGCCAATATTGATGAACAGTTTAAAAAACTGAAAGAGCTTCGTCCTAATACGCCTCTTATGTGCAGTGAATTTTGGTCAGGCTGGTTTGATCATTGGGGAGCAAAACATGAAACCCGAAGTGCAGCCGATTTGGTGAACGGAATGCAGGATATGTTGGATCAGAATATCTCGTTTAGTTTATATATGACTCACGGCGGAACCAGTTTCGGACACTGGAGCGGTGCAAATTTTCCTAATTTCTCGCCAACTTGTACCTCATACGATTATGATGCGCCAATTAGCGAATCAGGAAGAACAACTCCCAAATATTTCGAAGTTAGAAAATTGCTGGAAAAATATTTGCCTGAAGGTGAGTTGCTAAGTGAAATTCCCGATTCTATTCCAACCATTAGCATACCAGCTTTTGAATTGGATGAAACAGCTCTCTTGTTCGACAATCTTCCTGAACCAAAAATGAGTGAAGACATTAAATCAATGGAATTTTTTGATCAGGGATGGGGAAGTATTTTATACCGGACCAAGCTTGAAAAATCGGATAAACAGCAATCTTTAGTGATAACTGAAGCTCATGATTGGACACAAGTTTTTATTGATGGGAAAAAAATAGCTTCTCTTAGCCGGCTAAGAGGAGAAAATACAATTTTATTGCCTCCTGTAAAAGAAGGTGCCGTTCTTGATATTTTAGTTGAGGCCATGGGACGGATGAATTTTGGCAAAGGGATTTACGACTGGAAAGGGATTACAGAGAAGGTTGAAATAAAATCGGATAAGGAAGTAAAGGCACTAAAAAACTGGCAGGTATACAGTATTCCTACCGATTACAGTTTTGCTGAAAACAAGCATTATACCAAGCTGACAAATTCTGAAAAACAACCTGCTTTTTACAAAGGAAGGTTTGTGGTTGATAAAAAAGGAGACACTTTTCTGGATATGAGCAACTGGAGCAAGGGCTTGGCCTGGGTGAACGGACATGCCATTGGCCGCTATTGGGAAATTGGTCCGCAACAAACGCTTTATGTTCCCGGATGTTGGTTAAAAGAAGGTGAGAATGAAGTGATTGTTTTTGATTTGGCATCGCCGACAGAAGCTAAAAGCCAAGGATTGCGCCACCCAATATTAGATGTTTTAAAAGGAAATGGAGCTTATGCTTCGCGTAAACCTGGAGAAACTCTTGATTTAACCAATGAGATGCCTATTTATAAAGCTTCATTTACAAAAGGAAATGGTTGGCAGCATATTAATTTTAATAAACAAGCGAACACCCGCTACTTTTGTTTGGAAGCCTTAAATTCCTTTGGAGACGATAATTTTGCTTCCATTGCCGAACTGGAAATTCTTGGTGAAGATGGCAAACCCTTATCGCGACAGCATTGGAAAGTAATATATGCCGATAGTGAAGAATTAGATGCGGCCAATAATACGGCAAGCAATGTATTCGATTTACAGGAGTCAACCATATGGCATACAAATTACTCAACAACCAAAGCAGGTTTTCCACATCAGATTGTAATTGATTTGGGCGAAGAAAAGCTTGTTACAGGCTTTTGGTACTTGCCTCGTGCCGAAGAGGGGAAACCGGGTATGATAAAAGATTATAAAGTATATCTAAAGCAAACGAGGTTTAAATTATAA